From one Pirellulales bacterium genomic stretch:
- a CDS encoding squalene--hopene cyclase, producing MSNPQKLCRGWQALLSVLVGACIAGFSPSNASAQPPSIKIGEVVPRDVREIYDRGLQYLVSTQNETGDWKGGGEQGPGVTGMALMVLLASGEDPNFGPYSNNVRRALRNIITQQNASTGILGSSMYHHGFAMLALAEAYGTVDDRSLWSGGEKGQRSIGLALELAVRGAVTSQQKNQFGGWRYSPDSRDADTSVSGAVLVGLLASRNAGIEIPDEVIEKAIKYYTQMTSDQGQVAYAGGFGGFDESLARVSIATLVYSVARRKDLSQFKATLQFLSQRLENNPPQYPEYTRYYQAQALFQGDVEAWEKWNKLLVRQLKTAQSTDGSIKGQFGPTIGTSLSLLALALNYRFLPIYER from the coding sequence ATGAGCAATCCACAAAAACTCTGCCGAGGTTGGCAGGCCCTATTATCGGTCTTGGTCGGGGCGTGTATCGCCGGCTTTTCGCCGAGCAATGCGAGCGCGCAGCCACCCTCGATCAAGATCGGCGAGGTCGTGCCGCGCGACGTGCGCGAGATTTATGATCGTGGTTTGCAATACCTGGTCAGCACTCAGAATGAAACCGGCGATTGGAAAGGGGGCGGCGAGCAGGGCCCCGGCGTCACAGGCATGGCCTTGATGGTGCTGCTGGCCTCGGGCGAAGACCCCAACTTCGGCCCCTACAGCAACAACGTCCGCCGCGCGCTGCGGAACATCATCACCCAGCAAAACGCCTCGACCGGAATCCTCGGCTCGAGCATGTATCATCATGGATTTGCCATGCTGGCGCTGGCCGAGGCCTATGGGACAGTCGACGACCGCAGCTTGTGGTCGGGAGGGGAAAAAGGCCAACGCTCGATTGGCCTGGCGCTTGAGTTGGCCGTACGTGGCGCCGTCACTTCGCAGCAGAAAAACCAGTTTGGCGGCTGGCGATACTCGCCCGACAGTCGCGATGCGGACACTTCGGTCAGTGGCGCCGTGTTGGTGGGGCTTTTGGCATCGCGCAACGCAGGAATCGAAATCCCTGACGAAGTGATCGAGAAGGCGATCAAGTATTACACACAGATGACCTCCGACCAGGGACAAGTGGCCTATGCCGGAGGGTTTGGCGGTTTCGACGAATCATTGGCACGCGTCTCTATCGCCACTTTGGTCTACTCCGTCGCCCGGCGAAAGGATCTCTCGCAATTCAAAGCGACTCTGCAGTTTCTCTCTCAGCGGTTGGAGAATAACCCGCCGCAATACCCGGAATACACTCGCTATTACCAGGCGCAGGCGCTGTTCCAGGGCGACGTCGAGGCGTGGGAGAAGTGGAACAAGCTGCTGGTCAGGCAACTGAAAACCGCGCAGTCGACGGATGGCAGCATTAAAGGGCAGTTTGGCCCCACGATCGGTACGTCGCTATCGCTATTGGCATTGGCTCTGAATTATCGCTTCCTGCCCATATACGAGCGTTGA
- a CDS encoding TlpA disulfide reductase family protein — protein sequence MIRRDSQPLSWAGIVGNARWRVVAWLLGCASIAAPLGAAHADEAADGASTSAVLRLKDRDFGMGRLIDSPAGDVLVWQSAAFASPLRFPINKVRSVHFPVTDRTLQPQGEYCFELAGGDTLFGTLVELNGPEAVIDSPALGKLHIDRSVLRRIHRWNTGDLIYSGPNGLEGWKTSGSAGAWREDGGHLVADEIGAVIRRDFKVPAMARFEVELAWNKKADFDLAFGVGEDPKSVLRAFRFDVWDNKIVAWRETEREADVTALAKIEPGPGHMHLQALVDQENGRMLVLSAAGEKLADLKVSTAKPQAFGGLQLTNKSGDVRLERLRIGNWNGEIPQPVAADKARIHAADGAIIYGQLESYDSANHQFVIRGDAGEQRFGEDQVQDVFLSESNPVGDRALAALYTAGTRISGDLMRVEQSKIWIKSPGIREPVAAPVEALHALVMASRTTEPIALSGREGRLELTGVLLYGCLVDSTQRKRASGQGGEEAVVEGSGNCLIWQPREGGESSPLAPDVTGRIVYRDRPVAPKAPPRKSARVVAGAAPLVARGGLRSAAPASDDEPNRSGPQPSKTESVLHLRYGDTIPCTVTSTDEKGITLQTSVTDTTFVSHDQIQALELMPEAASTTIAKQKKERLLTLPRMQRDNPPTQLIRSIDGDYLRGRLVSMDATQLQVEIRLDTKAIPRDSVVRIIWLHPETGAPGGPAGEAAARHAGTRVQALQNDGNRLTFYADRFEGSILSGTSDLLGNCRVDVARIDELLLGAAIEQSAATLAFHQWKLTPAADPLASPDGEEGEGGAEGLESALVGKPAPEFQLDMLDGTRFNLADRKNTVVVLDFWASWCGPCLQVMPQVDKVAEEFAAEGVQLVAINLEETPDRVTAALERLHLDMPVALDRNGRVAEKYGATSIPQTVVIGRDGKVARLFVGASARFDEQLRTALRAVLAGDTEKKE from the coding sequence ATGATTCGTCGCGATTCACAGCCTTTGTCATGGGCCGGCATTGTTGGCAATGCGAGGTGGCGTGTCGTGGCCTGGCTGCTGGGGTGCGCGTCGATTGCCGCTCCTCTCGGTGCGGCCCACGCCGATGAGGCGGCTGACGGCGCTTCCACAAGTGCGGTATTGCGTCTGAAGGATCGCGACTTTGGCATGGGCCGCCTGATCGACTCGCCCGCCGGCGATGTATTGGTGTGGCAGTCTGCCGCTTTTGCATCGCCGTTACGGTTTCCAATCAATAAAGTACGATCCGTCCATTTCCCGGTGACGGATCGTACGCTTCAGCCGCAAGGGGAATACTGCTTTGAATTGGCAGGCGGAGATACCCTGTTCGGAACGCTCGTCGAGTTAAACGGACCGGAAGCCGTGATTGACTCGCCGGCGCTGGGAAAGTTGCACATCGATCGTAGCGTTCTCCGCCGCATCCATCGCTGGAATACGGGCGACTTGATCTACTCGGGGCCTAACGGATTGGAAGGGTGGAAGACCTCGGGGAGTGCCGGAGCGTGGCGGGAAGATGGCGGGCATCTGGTAGCGGACGAGATTGGCGCGGTGATTCGCCGCGACTTCAAGGTTCCGGCCATGGCGCGCTTCGAGGTCGAGCTGGCGTGGAACAAGAAAGCCGATTTCGACCTGGCGTTTGGCGTTGGCGAGGATCCCAAATCGGTGCTGCGGGCTTTTCGCTTCGACGTTTGGGACAACAAGATCGTTGCCTGGCGCGAGACCGAACGCGAAGCCGACGTGACGGCCCTCGCGAAGATCGAGCCCGGCCCGGGGCATATGCATTTGCAGGCGCTCGTGGATCAAGAGAACGGGCGCATGCTGGTGCTGTCGGCGGCCGGGGAAAAATTGGCCGATTTGAAAGTGTCTACGGCCAAACCGCAGGCATTCGGTGGTTTGCAATTGACTAACAAAAGTGGTGATGTGCGGCTGGAACGCCTGCGGATCGGCAACTGGAACGGCGAAATACCCCAGCCTGTCGCCGCCGATAAGGCCAGAATCCACGCGGCCGACGGCGCGATCATCTACGGCCAATTGGAATCGTACGATTCGGCAAATCATCAGTTTGTCATTCGTGGCGACGCCGGCGAGCAGCGCTTCGGCGAGGATCAGGTACAAGACGTATTCCTGTCGGAATCCAATCCTGTCGGCGATCGCGCACTGGCGGCACTCTACACCGCCGGCACGCGCATCAGCGGCGATTTGATGAGGGTCGAGCAGAGCAAAATCTGGATCAAGTCGCCAGGCATCCGCGAGCCGGTGGCGGCACCTGTCGAGGCTCTGCACGCCTTGGTCATGGCCAGCCGGACCACGGAACCGATCGCACTTTCGGGGCGCGAAGGACGCCTGGAGCTGACCGGAGTTCTGTTGTACGGTTGCCTGGTTGATAGCACCCAAAGGAAGAGAGCTTCAGGGCAAGGCGGTGAGGAGGCGGTTGTCGAGGGATCAGGCAACTGCTTGATCTGGCAACCACGTGAAGGGGGCGAGTCCAGTCCCCTGGCGCCGGATGTGACGGGGCGCATTGTTTACCGCGATCGTCCCGTCGCGCCAAAAGCGCCTCCTCGCAAAAGTGCGCGAGTCGTGGCAGGCGCGGCACCTCTTGTAGCGCGCGGTGGGCTGCGTTCCGCCGCCCCCGCCAGCGATGACGAGCCGAATCGATCGGGCCCTCAACCGAGCAAGACCGAGTCTGTCTTGCACTTGCGCTATGGCGACACGATTCCGTGTACCGTGACAAGTACTGACGAGAAGGGAATAACGCTGCAGACGTCGGTCACCGATACGACCTTTGTTTCTCACGATCAAATTCAAGCGCTAGAGTTGATGCCCGAAGCCGCCTCGACAACGATAGCCAAACAGAAGAAAGAACGTTTGCTGACGTTGCCCCGGATGCAGCGCGATAATCCTCCCACGCAACTGATTCGCTCTATCGACGGCGACTATTTGCGCGGACGGCTGGTCTCCATGGATGCCACACAGCTCCAGGTCGAAATCCGTTTGGATACCAAGGCCATTCCGCGCGACAGCGTGGTTCGTATCATCTGGTTGCACCCAGAAACCGGCGCGCCCGGGGGCCCGGCTGGCGAGGCCGCTGCCAGACACGCCGGCACGCGCGTGCAAGCGTTGCAGAACGACGGCAACCGGTTGACGTTTTATGCCGACCGCTTCGAGGGTTCGATCCTGTCGGGCACGAGCGACTTGCTGGGTAATTGTCGCGTCGATGTGGCGCGTATCGACGAGTTGCTGTTGGGCGCGGCCATCGAGCAGTCGGCGGCGACGCTCGCCTTTCATCAATGGAAGCTCACACCCGCTGCCGATCCATTGGCGAGTCCCGACGGTGAGGAAGGGGAGGGGGGGGCCGAGGGGCTTGAGTCGGCGCTCGTTGGGAAACCGGCCCCCGAATTTCAGTTAGACATGCTCGATGGAACGCGATTCAACCTGGCCGATCGTAAAAACACGGTCGTGGTGCTCGACTTCTGGGCGTCGTGGTGTGGTCCGTGCCTGCAAGTGATGCCCCAAGTCGACAAGGTCGCCGAAGAGTTCGCGGCCGAGGGAGTGCAACTGGTGGCGATCAACCTGGAAGAAACTCCCGATCGCGTCACCGCCGCCCTCGAGCGATTGCACCTGGATATGCCTGTGGCGCTGGATCGCAACGGACGCGTGGCGGAGAAATACGGCGCCACGTCCATCCCGCAGACCGTGGTGATTGGCCGCGATGGCAAAGTCGCGCGGCTGTTCGTCGGCGCAAGCGCCCGTTTCGACGAGCAACTGCGCACGGCCCTCCGCGCGGTGCTGGCGGGCGACACGGAAAAGAAAGAGTGA
- a CDS encoding glycosyltransferase family 4 protein, whose translation MRICLYTETALPVLGGQEMVVDALAREFLELGHEPVVLAPAPRRIPAEDQQLPYPVVRHPRFVSTRHFMEWYKHWLQRAHRQRHFDLLHCHSIYPCGYLAMLCEGQLGIPTVITSHGGDVHVEGRRLSKPGFPVRYGRSIAAADALIAISKFTHDGYLRLCPSARNIVSIPNGVDLEPFAHDESRPAGLDPQVQSGEYFLFIGRLHPRKGVDVLLDAMSHIPVQQRSRLVIAGDGDQRASLEAQCARLGLAKHVSFLGSARGAAKVWLLQNALFTVTPSRTWEAFGLVVLESYAAGRGVIATTLPGMMDLIEPGRTGLLVPPEAPTALANAIMALLANPAKTRQFGDRARELAQDFSWRSIASRHVQLYNQVAAAPATFRRAA comes from the coding sequence ATGCGAATCTGCCTGTATACCGAGACAGCTCTGCCCGTATTAGGCGGCCAAGAGATGGTGGTCGATGCCCTGGCGAGAGAGTTTCTGGAATTAGGGCACGAGCCGGTCGTTTTGGCGCCGGCGCCCCGACGGATTCCCGCCGAAGATCAGCAACTGCCTTATCCCGTCGTGCGGCACCCACGGTTTGTCTCCACCCGACATTTCATGGAATGGTACAAACACTGGTTGCAGCGAGCCCACCGCCAGCGCCATTTCGACTTGCTGCACTGCCATTCGATCTATCCCTGCGGCTATCTGGCCATGCTCTGCGAAGGGCAACTGGGCATTCCCACCGTGATTACAAGTCACGGGGGCGACGTACACGTCGAAGGACGGCGTCTGTCGAAGCCAGGCTTTCCAGTTCGCTACGGGCGCAGCATCGCGGCCGCAGACGCCCTGATCGCGATCAGCAAGTTCACCCACGACGGATACTTGCGATTGTGCCCCAGCGCACGGAACATCGTCTCGATACCAAACGGTGTAGACCTCGAACCCTTTGCCCACGACGAGTCGCGTCCAGCTGGGCTCGATCCGCAGGTGCAATCGGGCGAATACTTCCTCTTCATCGGACGATTGCATCCGCGCAAAGGGGTCGACGTGTTGTTGGATGCCATGTCTCACATTCCAGTACAGCAGCGCAGCCGACTCGTGATCGCCGGCGATGGCGATCAACGCGCCTCGCTCGAAGCCCAATGCGCGCGACTGGGTCTCGCCAAGCACGTGTCCTTTCTCGGCTCGGCGCGAGGCGCTGCCAAGGTGTGGCTGCTACAGAACGCATTGTTCACGGTGACGCCTTCGCGCACTTGGGAGGCCTTTGGACTGGTCGTGTTGGAAAGCTACGCTGCCGGCCGCGGAGTCATTGCTACCACGCTGCCAGGAATGATGGACCTGATCGAGCCTGGAAGGACTGGCTTGCTCGTGCCGCCCGAAGCTCCCACGGCACTGGCTAACGCGATCATGGCCTTATTGGCCAATCCTGCCAAAACACGGCAATTTGGCGATCGTGCGCGCGAACTGGCCCAAGATTTCAGCTGGCGTTCAATCGCCAGCCGGCATGTACAGTTATACAACCAGGTCGCCGCGGCGCCGGCTACGTTCCGCCGGGCTGCCTGA